From a region of the Macadamia integrifolia cultivar HAES 741 unplaced genomic scaffold, SCU_Mint_v3 scaffold2462, whole genome shotgun sequence genome:
- the LOC122066558 gene encoding DNA (cytosine-5)-methyltransferase DRM2-like produces MEDLPVDKEKKLLHLVEMGFLIDDASLALEKCGQHASIMELVDFISASQIEKITTDAPLQESANPSLNENELRPSHFLGDHPQQNKRKLFEVEEIWEKKIESLRRKESYKKGKKPVLEEEEETIHVPKLMIGFGVPNMLKPVFNRKIPSEAIGPPYFYFENVAYAPKGAWDTMSRFLCEIKPEFVDSIYFCAAARKRGYIHNLPIHNRFPLQPIPPLTIQEAFPLTKKWWPSWDKRTKLNCIRSKTGNAKVTERIRQALQSWDEEPSLRTQNYILDECKNWNLVWVGKNKVSSLDPEEIEMLMGYPKHHTRGGGTSSTDRFKALGNSFQYFLSSLVLVVLR; encoded by the exons ATGGAAGATTTACCTgttgacaaggaaaagaaattgTTGCATTTAGTGGAAATGGGCTTCTTGATAGATGATGCTTCATTAGCTTTGGAGAAATGTG GTCAACATGCCTCAATTATGGAACTGGTAGACTTTATATCTGCTTCACAAATAGAAAAGATCACAACTGATGCTCCTCTACAGGAATCAGCCAACCCAAGTTTGAATGAGAATGAG TTAAGGCCAAGTCATTTCCTTGGTGACCATCCtcaacaaaataaaaggaagCTCTTTGAAGTAGAGgagatatgggaaaaaaaaattgaatcattgAGGAGAAAGGAATCCtataagaaaggaaagaaaccagtactagaagaagaagaagagactaTTCATGTACCAAAACTCATGATAGGGTTTGGAGTTCCAAATATGCTGAAGCCTGTGTTTAATAGGAAAATCCCCTCAGAAGCCATTGGTCCTCcatatttctattttgaaaatgtgGCCTATGCTCCTAAAGGTGCTTGGGATACCATGTCTCGCTTTTTATGTGAAATTAAGCCTGAGTTTGTTGACTCTATATATTTCTGTGCTGCTGCAAGAAAAAGAGGCTATATTCACAATCTTCCAATTCACAATAGATTTCCTCTCCAACCTATTCCACCACTCACAATTCAAGAAGCATTTCCACTTACCAAGAAATGGTGGCCTTCATGGGATAAGAGAACAAAACTTAACTGTATAAGGAGTAAGACTGGCAATGCAAAAGTGACAGAAAGGATAAGGCAAGCCCTACAAAGCTGGGATGAGGAGCCATCTCTAAGGACCCAAAACTACATTCTTGATGAATGTAAAAATTGGAATTTAGTTTGGGTTGGCAAGAACAAAGTTTCCTCTCTTGATCCAGAGGAAATAGAGATGCTTATGGGATACCCTAAGCACCACACTAGAGGGGGTGGAACTAGTAGTACTGATAGGTTTAAAGCACTTGGTAATTCATTTCAG tactttctctcttctctggtGTTGGTGGTGCTGAGGTAG
- the LOC122066557 gene encoding vacuolar protein sorting-associated protein 55 homolog, whose product MADLPGYVVHCLHSGKLAILAILVSAGIVLQILACALYNNWWPMLTVLTYVLLPIPLIFFAGSDTSSLLSETGNSWVDATKFLTGASVVGCIAIPSILKHADVIGWGALALELSSFLIFVIAIISYIRINTEDEYSMF is encoded by the exons ATGGCGGACTTACCTGGTTATGTGGTTCATTGCTTGCACTCTGGGAAACTTGCTATTTTAGCAATTTTGGTCTCTGCAGGAATTGTATTGCAAATTCTG GCATGTGCCTTATATAATAACTGGTGGCCAATGTTAACAG TATTAACATATGTACTTCTTCCCATACCTCTGATATTTTTTGCTGGGTCTGATACCTCCTCTCTCTTATCTGAAACTGGGAATAG TTGGGTAGATGCTACCAAGTTCTTGACAGGAGCCTCTGTAGTTGGATGCATTGCAATACCATCTATCCTAAAGCATGCAGATGTTATTGGTTGGGGAGCACTTGCATTGGAGCTATCATCCTTTCTTATCTTCGTGATTGCCATAATCAGTTACATTCGAATTAACACTGAAGATGAGTACAGCATGTTCTGA
- the LOC122066556 gene encoding syntaxin-related protein KNOLLE: MNDLMTKSFTSYVDLKKEAMKDLEAGPDYDQSMEMTTATQNQMALFLNEAEKVKGEVGSIRDILTRLQEANDESKSLHKPEALKALRNRINGDIIAVLRKAKSIKSQLEDMDRANAANRRFSGFREGTPIDRTRTSVTNGLRKKLKELMMEFQDLRQRMMAEYKETVGRRYFTVTGEYPEEEVIEKIISNGEGGEDLLQRAVQEHGRGKVLETVVEIQDRYDAAKEIERSLLELHQVFLDMAVMVEAQGEQMDDIEHHVMNASHYVKDGTQNLRTAKKYQRSSRKWMCIGLILLLILTLVIVIPIATSFSHS, encoded by the coding sequence ATGAACGACCTGATGACGAAGTCCTTTACTAGCTATGTGGACCTAAAGAAAGAGGCCATGAAAGATCTGGAAGCCGGCCCCGACTACGACCAGAGCATGGAGATGACCACTGCAACCCAGAATCAGATGGCCCTATTTTTGAATGAGGCAgagaaggtgaagggagaggTGGGTTCCATCCGAGATATATTAACTAGATTGCAGGAAGCAAACGATGAGAGCAAGTCTCTACACAAGCCAGAGGCTCTGAAAGCTCTACGGAATCGAATTAATGGCGACATCATAGCCGTGCTCAGGAAGGCCAAAAGCATCAAATCCCAACTTGAAGATATGGATAGAGCCAATGCCGCCAACCGGAGATTCTCTGGTTTCAGGGAAGGAACCCCAATTGACCGGACCCGTACATCAGTCACAAATGGCTTACGGAAGAAGCTTAAAGAACTTATGATGGAATTTCAGGATCTGAGGCAGAGGATGATGGCAGAGTATAAGGAGACGGTGGGTCGTCGGTACTTTACTGTGACAGGAGAGTACCCAGAAGAGGAAGTGATTGAGAAGATCATATCGAACGGTGAGGGAGGTGAGGATTTGTTGCAGAGAGCAGTACAAGAGCATGGAAGAGGGAAAGTGCTTGAAACAGTAGTGGAGATACAGGATAGGTATGATGCTGCTAAAGAGATTGAAAGGAGCTTGCTTGAGTTGCATCAGGTGTTCTTGGACATGGCTGTGATGGTGGAAGCTCAAGGGGAGCAGATGGATGATATTGAACACCATGTCATGAACGCTTCTCACTATGTGAAGGATGGAACCCAGAATCTCAGGACGGCTAAGAAATACCAGAGAAGCAGTAGGAAGTGGATGTGTATAGGCTTAATCCTGCTACTTATCCTAACTCTTGTCATCGTCATCCCAATAGCTACTAGTTTCAGTCATTCTTAG